DNA sequence from the Dunckerocampus dactyliophorus isolate RoL2022-P2 chromosome 4, RoL_Ddac_1.1, whole genome shotgun sequence genome:
CCACCTAAGATGGAGGACATGATACTGTCCGACACAGCCAAATTCTCTGAGTATGAGGTAATTATTGGATGTCAGCAAGTAAGACGGGAGAGTGAGCTTGTCTGTTGTTTGGCTGCACAGTAGAAACATTCTGTCTCCGTTCCCCTGCGTCCAGTCCGACCTGACCTTCGTGGGCTGTGTCGGCATGCTGGACCCTCCTAGACAGGAGGTGGCGGCGTCCATCAAGCTCTGCCGCCAGGCTGGCATCCGTGTCATCATGATCACTGGAGACAACAAGGGCACAGCTGTGGCTATCTGCCGCCGCATCGGCATCTTCTCTGAGGATGACGATGTCGAGCACATGGCCTTCACAGGACGAGAGTTTGACGAGCTTGCGCCCAACGCACAGCGCGAGGCTGTAACTCACGCGCGCTGCTTCGCACGCGTGGAGCCTTCACACAAGTCCAAGATCGTCGAGTTCCTACAAGGATTTGATGAGATCACCGCTATGGTACAGAGTCTCCACGATGATACCCTTCTTGGAGATGTCAACCTAgttcatcatttttatcttGTCAAAACATTAGCAACTCACTTATATTTGACATTGTTTGTCCACAGACGGGAGACGGCGTGAACGATGCCCCTGCCTTGAAGAAGGCAGAGATTGGTATCGCCATGGGCTCTGGCACTGCTGTGGCCAAGTCAGCCTCCGAGATGGTCCTCGCCGATGACAACTTCTCTTCCATCGTGGCTGCTGTTGAGGAAGGCCGCGCTATTTACAACAACATGAAGCAGTTCATCAGATACCTGATCTCCTCCAATGTAGGGGAGGTGGTCTGGTGAGTTCACGATTGATCATGTTTGTCTTACTAGCACaggcttttaaaaaatagccGCATCAGCATACAGGTTGTAATTGATATCCTTTCTCCTGGTAGCATCTTTCTTACTGCAGCACTGGGCTTCCCTGAGGCACTGATCCCAGTTCAGCTACTATGGGTTAACCTGGTTACCGACGGCCTCCCTGCGACCGCCCTGGGTTTCAACCCACCAGACCTTGACATCATGGAGAAGCCTCCCCGTAACGCTAAAGAACCTCTCATTTCTGGATGGCTCTTCTTTCGATACCTGGCCATTGGTGGTGAGCGTCATGTCTTTCTTTGATGGAGATTGATGAATCATAAGTGGCTTGCGGTCATGGGTGTGGTGTCTTTGCTGCCAGGGTATGTGGGGGCTGCTACAGTGGGGGCTGCAGCCTGGTGGTTTACGCTGTCAGAAGATGGACCCCAAATCACGTTATACCAGCTGGTAAGTGACACAACCTCCACTTGACCTTCCAGAGAAGCATGCACTTCCTTTTTTCGTGCAGAGTCACTTCCTCCAGTGTGGCCCTGACAACCCAGAGTTTGACGGCCTGGACTGCGAGGTGTTTGAGTCCCCCTACCCCATGACCATGGCCCTGTCCGTGCTCGTCACCATTGAGATGTGCAACGCTCTGAACAGGTAGAAAAGCTTTCAGGGGAGAGAGCAAAAGCCACATTTACACCCTCTGACCTTTTCTCTTCACTTCAAAGCCTGTCAGAGAACCAGTCCTTGCTGAGGATGCCCCCCTGGGAGAACGTTTGGCTGCTGGGTGCCATCTGCCTCTCCATGTCGCTTCACTTCCTCATCCTCTATGTGGAACCTCTGCCTGTAAGTCTCACCCCAGCAGTTACAGTGCAGAAGATAGCATCGTGTGCATTTCTTTTGGCGCATGCACTCCACACACGTAGCAGGACATCACATTTAAAGAACTATGTCATAACTTCTGCCTGTACCAAGATAATAATCCTGCTTTTGTTTGTACTGGTGTAGAATTGCACTGCATCATCACGTGCGTTAGTTCCAAAGATAAATGACACATGATCACATGATCACATGTGCATGAGTGTCAAGCTGATGTCACCGTGCTCCCCAGGTCATCTTCCAGATCACACCACTGGACTCCACCCAGTGGATGATGGTGCTAAAGATCTCCCTGCCTGTCATCCTGCTGGACGAGCTGCTGAAGTTTGCGGCCAGGAACTACTTGGACTTGGGTAAACAGCCGGAGAAGCCGAGTGGTCACAAAGGCTGCTCCCTGTCTGCATGTGCTGAGGGCATCTCGTGGCCCTTTGTGGCCGTCTCCCTGCCACTGGTGCTGTGGATCTACAGCACCGACACTAACGTGGCTGCAGTGTTGTGGCCCTGACTGACCTGCTCTGTGGACTTTAacacacacatctaacacaAACATTAACTCTGATACACTCCATCCCGATCTGACGGACAGATCCTTGATGtttagaacatttttagcaGAGGAGAGCTTGGTGGTTTAGTCATGGTGACatcaggtttttttgtttttttatgacgttacatacagtatgcccACCTGGATGCTGTGTTCAGAGAACCATTTTTATTCCAAATAATAAGAATGTCTCTGGGGACAAGAATAAGTATAATACACTGTAGAGTCAAATACAGGTCAAAAGTATTTAGATTtgactaaaaatattttttttcttacaaggCATTTTTATCTTGGACTCATTTGCGTATCTTAAAAGATATCTACGAAGTTGACGTAAACATAAAATGGGggtgatttctgtgaaaaagcaacATAACTGTCTAGTTGCACAATATTTAAAacctgcacacagtgacttcctgttcagtgcaaagtaagcttcaaaataaaagtatggcagtattaacctggattctaccacagcaactaacaaaatgcacccatgtATTATGTTTTTCAGATTTAAAAATTAAGAGTTATTATTAAGAGTTATGACTCTGGCCagagtcacaagtaaatgtgcaagcaatggcgaGTTTTGGTGAtatcgacaaccgcttatgtcagcCAATCCGAGGGGtgtcgacttaaacgggttctACAAAGATGTACTATGTGCTCATACATGTACTAAGATATATGAGTGCTTACTTGAAGTATACATACTAGTAAGCATAAAAGTGCCTGGTAAGAAGAAACGTCTTTTTCAGCCAAAAATTGAGCATCTTGAGTTCATATATTTCATCTTTCCACTTTCTGAGATATATAACTTCATTTCCTAATTAGTTTTGATGATTTTCTGCATTAGGCAGAGCACAGCTACCTCACTGCTCCTCAAGTTTGTCTCCACAACTCTTCTTATTTTTTACATAcagagcaagggtgtccaaagttgttCCATCAAGGGCGACAAACGCCTAAATGAAAAGATGCGGGGGCCATTTTAATATtgtgaaacacacaaaaaccaatccaatgtcaGTCAAAACTGAAATATTGTTTTCTACATACGTTATAAGGACCGAGTTttgggaccaccagcaaatgggggggaaaaaaaaaaatgcgagcAATTTATACAGCTATAAAAATTTCTATTTTTGCCACAAGGCTCACTCCCCCGCCTCCAAACCCTCCCGCTTGTGTGACGCTGACGTTCTCCgataacatttgcaataaaagttccaattattagattagattcagcttcagaaccctcccccgtctctcttcaatatgaCTTGTACACTTACTAAACACATGGAAAATAGAAAATGCATCggcactcaccactaatgaatgataatatcggaagatgatccatgaactcGCAGAATCGGACTCATGGTATAGAAGTTTatatgtttcacttttgtgtctcacgcCAACGAAAGACTAAACATGAGAAACGTGGGCTTTCTAATAGCGGTACATGTCTACGGTAATGGCAATGCTTTCATTTTATTATAAGtcacaatggaatacatcacatagttcagttggcagttccacatgtccaaaaggagtaggaagaagcaaagcttacagtatttaatcctacccctcgtccatttcacatcaattgcaatacatctattcacttcctgtattcccaTGTAGTCTTTACCAGTTGATACAgtacatgggaaaatgatacaATGGAAAATGCTAATGTAATGTAGCAATGTAGTGATATGATTGTCAGGGTTTTtcttcaatcataataaataataatcacacaatttagtataatagtaaataacTCAGTTGAAATAGAGATAGCTGTACTTAGTTGTAATAAtaggtgagtactgacaatgaactcacaagaatgaagagtaatgagtgttgtagtggttcaaaactcttcttccttgtattttgcaaacatcaactgtttgtattgtttcttgaattcgttcatcttggtgctttgtttgagttccttacttaatccgttccataatttgattccacgtactgaaatgctgtggcttttagcgttgttctcgcatatacgTACGTGTTTTAAGTGTAGTTTtcccctgagatcatatttctacTCTCTtgtgaaaagtattgtatgacttTTTTGGGTAACagtttgtttgctttatgcatacacgcaagcaccagacttgatagccacaaccacaggcttttattgcaggtttgaatgctgtcacgacaggcacaataatccctaacaaggGCTAccgttgtggccgtaacccacaccacgCTAAACTTCAACAACTCTGAAtcgctgatgtcacttcctgcccgaacccccactcagctcccctagcactgaAACACTTTTCCAGCAACACAcgcaagcatgagtcttatttatgtcctaaatggcttattttctcttactaagTCTAGTATATTGGGTACGAGTGTAACGCcaatgggggtgttatttcatgtctagagtgctttaatgttaaaaatcgtatttagaagatcgttaACCAGTTGTTTAggctctacctatgaaaataaaagcttatatcataattattttataatattataaaatatttacaaaaaaggaatcctgctttgtggaaattaaCTTCGGGTCTGGAAAAATGAACCTCAATTAAtgtgggattactgtacatattatAAGTTTTGTACAATTTAAAAAGCGAATAAATCGTTGTTAGTGTAATTTATAGTCGAGGCAAtcataacattttttgttttctttccagtGTGGTTAAAATAAGCCTTCATAATGTTGTATTGCAGGCTCTTTTTAttggtatttttttaacaaaaaaagaactgcaggctgcaaatggcccctggcccagactttggacatccctgcatcCCATGCAAAGCCTTCATCCACATTCTGGCATCTTATTCAATTCCATACACACTTGTCTTTAATTTGATCAATCTTTGGAGTGTAATATATAAatgtgcacatactgtacttgaATATACTGTGTATGATACTTCACATGGAAGTGTGTATATCTGTACATAATAAGCACAGCAGTAGGATGTATAGGTTGTATTATCCTTACGTCATTTTAGTCGCTAGAAGCGTGGTCTTTAGGCTTTCGGTGTGCCTGTACCTGCGAGTGCTTTGACCTTTTATTTTCTAGGTTATTTCCTGCAAGGCCTTCCATGTGTGCTGCAGTGTGAGTACACTAGCGTGACCCTGCATGCCAACTACTAGTTGTCGATCTTTGTGTCATTGCAGTTtcatttttaatacttttaatTTTTTGGGTTTGTTTAAAACGCCTTCAGTGTCACAAAGTGCTGAGTAAGCCTTGCACATTTCAAACCGACACAGCATTTCTGCTATTTATGTTTGCAGACTCAAATATATATACTTGGTATGACACGTGCAATGGTTTAATCCCCGCTCTCTTTTCTCTTTCCAGCGAAGGCCATGTAGGCCCAAGTCCCAAAAATCCGTTGGCTTGGTTTtgtgttgtgcatgtgtgttttggggcagcacacttacagtacatgagCTGCATGTCAGAAAAGTGAAGACAGAGCTGGTTGATTTGGAATAAATGTCCTCATCGGTCCTTCCGTCCTTGTGCATGAAGAGCCAACCAAGAACGCTAACAGCTTTCATGCCTCATTTGACCTGAACATCTTAGTACTGTTTTGGTGCATGTCTGCTCAATCTGCTGCCTTGTGTAATAGAGAATGTCAAGATTCATGGCTACGAGTGTTTAGATATGCGTAAAAACAGTCGATCTTTCCTAAGGAAATGCTTTTATGGGCTATTTTAAAAACCAAGACATGGAGCAGATGCAGTGGTTACCACTGCTCTGATTGTTTGTCACATGAACTTTGGATTCAGGTAAATAAAATTAAGTTTCATGAATGTTGTCATTCTTTTGTCTGTGTGGGAACCTTGCATTAAGTGGTCTGTGTAGTGCACATCAACACACTTCGAGTTTAATTGtacagtttaaaaaatatttacatttatgcattccaacatgacaacatACCAGACAGTATaccaaaatgtatcaaatatcgCCAGACACCACTGACTGAATgttaatgttttgtgtgtgttcaacTACAGGTACTTTTAACATCTTTCCTCCCTAACCAGTGCAATAGTAGAGGCATTTTTAGACACAATGATGCTCCATTTAATACCAGGTTGCATTTGAGAACAAGGCATAGTTAGCATCAATGTTCCAAAATCAGTAACAAATGAGTGGACTTATACTGatgtgtttaaaaatgaaatgacaacTACTGAGGTGTGATTCCGGTGTCTTGGACTCCCAAGCAGTGCAGTCTGTCCCCTCGTGGGGGCCTGTGTCACTGCATCCCAAACCACTGTTCCTGGTCGGCCCACTGTGCCGCCTCGCTGTCGCTGCCCTCCAGGTCGCCGTCTTCACCGCTGCCCTCCATGTCATCGCCATCCAGCTCCACTGTGGCATCCGTGGGACTCTCTTCCTTCTCCATCTTCTGCATGCCTTCTAGGGACTTCTGATCATTGGGGTCCAGACTaggggaataaaaaaaaaaaaaaaaaaagaaggaatgcTAAACACGCCTTCTAAAACAATACCTGATGTCAACAGCTGCCATcatacacatgcatgcacacaatttctctcaaatgttgttcacaaatgtgtctACATCTGTAtgagtgagcacttctcctttacaagataatccatccaacaggaggctggccacaataaaaggccactccacaaGGTGAAGTGTTATCATACAGCACTTGCAAGGGTACCATACGCccagtgatgtgcggtgaggttcatggctggtgaggcactgactcttttggaaggtttttttttgttgttgttaatacaggttgtgCAATAAGAGGACCAACAACCAAAACGAGATAAttctcttttgtttaaaaatgtcttcaaattgtGTTCAAATATTatgtcccatttatttatttttttaagaagtggaaaccatttgtgttcttaccttttatctgtatatgaactacatactgtacaggcACACCCGTGCAAtcatcatgctgtctaatcagcatgttgATATCAGTACATCTCTGAAGTGGATGAATTATCTTGGATCTATGAGTTTACAACAGGAGtgtatcatttcacaagaaaactaaaacaaaaaaacaaaaagaaccaGCAGcagaaaaactggaaaaatctgcagtaattttaccagaataaagtcaaaatattacaagaaaaaagttatgagactaacgtaatatgaggaaaaatgtcattttagtagcataaagttaaaatgttaaagaaaaaagcctttttttttttaagtcataatactatgagaaacaaacaaaacaatgaataatgttgcaggttttggaaaattaggtttgcaaaaaaagttcagggaattaagccaaaatattatgggaataaagtcacaattaccacaagaaaatttacaagaagaatattgaaatggttggaaaattaaaaaaaaaaaagacaacggaaatgaaaaaaaaagaataaagtcaaaactacTAATAGAAAAACCTACTCTaccgaggaaaaaagtcataattatacaagaataaactcagaacattatgagggaaaatgacattttagtagcatagagttgaaaaaaacattttttttttaagtcttcgtatgagaaacaaaacaaaataaaggtgtcatttttggaacattatgTTGGAGAAAAACGTATAATGTgtgaataacgtcaaaatattatgcaaatacagccataatattacaaaaagtaaatttacaaagatACTGAAAGTTGAAACAATTGAccagcaaagaccgaagttcatactaataatgcagtttttcacctgtatcacaaagctgagatgcagtttcttcttgaaatatgcATGTATAACTCACTTCTTAGCACATGTGCATGTGGTGTTTAACACAATACCATcatggcccttgcattctttcatttttcagtctgtggcattgggggaaaaagtttggacaccccggtttaaaaaaaaaaaagaaaaaaaaaaaagaaaaggagtaTTTGGTTACCTTAGTGCAATGCTATACTGATCCATGGCCTCCTGGTAATCATTAACAGCCACCAGGAAGTCTCCGAGCATCCTGTGCAGCACACAGTCACTCTGATTGGCCAGGGCCTTGCGAAGCAGAGCGATCCCTTCTTCGTGCTTCTGTTCTCGACCTTCACCCAACCCCGAAAAAAAGGTTTATCACTAAGTTTATCACTATTAAAGTATGTGATCATGGACATATTTTTAGGTGTAGtactactacagtacatacTTAGTAGTTCTGCTTTTTTCACCACAGCCTTGGTGTAGTCAGGCCTCTGAGCCAGTGCTTTGTCCAGTAAAGTTTTGGCTTTCTCCTGGGTTACAGGGTCTTCCAGGCACACAGTGGCGAGGATGGTCAGAGTCTGTGCGTTGGCCCCTAAGGTCTTATAGATGTTATTGGCCATCCCCATTGCCTCTCTGATGCCATTGGACGCCAGGTAACAGTCAATCAGACCTGCAATAACACAGCCATTAATACTTGCCGGAGGTCTTAAAGGGGGTGAAGCAAACGTGCCTTCGTAGCAGTCAAGTCTGCACGGCGCCAAGCGCATGGCCTCCCGAAAATGAATGATGGCTTCCTGGACACGGCCCATGTTTCTCAATGCCGCCCCCTTCAGGAGGAGAGCCTGCACGCTGTTGCTGTTCAACTGGATGGCCTTTGCGCCGAGATACAGCGCTCTGGAGTAGCGCTTGCTGTAAAAGCTGTGACAACTGACAACACAAGCATGGGTTATTAGAAATATGCAGAACATTTCCTCCAAACCCCCAATccatacaaatattaaaatgttactttttaaaattataaatatattaggatattCAAATTTTCGTCTACTGTAAAGTCGACTAATATtcaaatatttgttgttttttttgaaaGAGCAGAGCTAATTGCGATCCCGACAAGTAAACTgatctcatttgtgactttttccacctcacaGAAagaggctaaaacactcagatgaacaaataaacacggCAGGTGTGCAACAGTACGGCTGCAGTGATccaatattttagtaatcgagtattctactgaaaaaatttgattaatcgagtaattggaaaaaactttttttttgcttggttaaagagcaattataaatacacaacggacaaaacatttcactaaataatcAACGACaaattggtttaattttttttgtttgttttagataATCAACCATTTTACTACTTAAACATTGTGCATAGGAACAAACTGTATTGTCTTGGGTCTGATGGACGACAGgatggtgcttttgtagatTCATTTATCCATCCCGGActaactatttactggaaaaggagagaaataataattactttactAATACATTACTAAAactatattacatattacatgatGTTGATGGttgtgcatttataaatcctaaacGTAGACAAGCTGACtagaaatataacaaatattatttataatatatacagtttttgcagtgttccaAGTAAAGTGAAGACATgtgtagtggaacacattactctcagctaagtgagtgagacacgcacttccttgttccattacacagtattgtttactagaaatgagcagctactgattgttttgaatttgtttttaatttgtttttaatttccaagttcttaactcacagtgctgtgtttttgcatgAAGCCACGTTACCGTCgtaataaactgccacacattcgacagtagtcataattaagagaaagccagcacacagaaagcaagacaaacaaaaccGAAACAGAGTCGCTAtcggcacacatcagaaaagtgcacatagaataggaacaacatggcttgaaaaacaacaacttgccaaaactctcagtgAGCAGCCTATTTTTTTGGGTCTCAAAATTCACTGTCAGGATATAAAATTGAAAAGTTGGTGTCACAGCCTtgcctgttttaaatgatacgcTGTTGCTTGTTGTGGCGTGACacgtaagaagctgctgacaagttgcacttcaatttctggagtcatctttaaccttttcaaatgACTTCTACACTTcagatgattgttttttttaattaaaaattttttttttaggagccATTATGAGTCAATAAGTCCGTCAATGTCGATGGTCTTCCTAGTGTTCAATGctagcgctcacctcagctcctttggattgtgccactgaagcagGTGACATTCTAGCTAAAAATGtctgctcagcagcagccgtggccccccatgtagtcagatcAGACTCCGAATCAAATCatcgaatagtcgactattctaagacacacctatcattattatcattattattatcattataaataacataaacaaatatttttcttctttaatgtcttcattttaatatttctattattatgagTATATGTATGggtatttttgtatgtattttttaaaagtattttatttaaattatttttgtataaattatttcttttttttaattcactaaTGATTCAataaattaaacctttttttctgtaatgtatGTCCAGACTCGCGGGCCACCCATGTATAAATACAACATCCACCCATCCAAAGTGCAGCAAAAGGTTAAAGAGTAAAGGAAATGAGAAGGCTTGAAGCAGTCAAGGCTTGAAGAGTGCTCACATACTCACCCTGAAATCACCCAAGGTTCTGCGTGCTGGTCTGAGATATTGAACAATCGTCCTCCCAGGACCTCGACATCTTCAAGGTGTCCTTCTCGGGCCAGCAGGTAGCCATAGACATCCATTCCTGTCAGTCAAGATAAAAGCACTTACTACACACTATTTTCTTTGGATTTCACACAATTCTGGATCTAACTGcctacaatataaaaataaaataatatgcaataaCATAAATTAAGGCTCTTACAGGACTCATAGCCCAGGACACCTATTTGAGGGCTTGCGTCAGTGACTGTGGATCTTAATAGCATTATAATAGCACTTAATAGCACTCTCGCTAGCGTTAGCATTGCACTAGCTGGCCACAAGGAAATATTTTCAACACACGTAACTcacgtacattatagccatctgatttttgttattcattatgtattgtgcaaaaacatgacaggaacaacatcaaattaaaagcactaaatgaatacagaggcACCATCCGCCAGTACGAGCCTGCAGGActttttttcagagaggtgcaccaacaaatatgtacattagcactcagtaacgtcatcaaaacttacctttatgcattcccacatagtattagcatttgggaccaagtatgaggtgaaagaaaaaccagaaaaatacaaaaaagtagtCTTATCTGGGCATCGCGGGGGAAGATGGATTGCAAAGttaaatggtgcgttcaagaatCGTGGAACAAAGTGGAACAAGTCGCcgcttgcattaaacatgcaaaaattgtgggatttctaagtatatattatttttttaatttcacaaaGAAATTGATGTACAGTAGTTATTTACTAAttacttcattttttatttttgtgtggttttttttgttgtatttttttaatcaatgcacCTGACTGTTTCCCACgtccggtggttggggacccctgccttttACAGCACGCTTGGGAATATGATGtgctttttacacatttgaaaatactgtaagaatgacacttatacaattggcttctttattttataatgtaagattgtCTACATCGACAAATGTAATCGTTGAATCAtatcgaatcgtatcgtttggGCACTGTatcaaattgttctgtttttaaaatatatagttttttttaatcgtatctCAACTTTTGTATCTAGATGCATATGGCAGCGTTTgacacaaagagatttacatccctacttattgaTAGATAAAAACTAGCCGTGAtcaaatgtgattaattatgagttaactattgACAAAATGcgtttaatcgtgattaaatattttaatcgattgacagccctaatataaatacaatatgagCTTGCCATACCAGTTGATTTGGAGGTGTCAATAAAAGTATTTCATAGTCCTGCACTTAATAGAATTGATTCAAGTTACACAGTGTAGAGGCATGTTTCTGAGAGAAGCAGACACACTGTGAAGTGACTTCACTACATTTGTGCCACGGTCTTCTATGCAAGACTCTTCTATCTTTCATCCTTGCCCCTGTTGCTCACTGTGAAATGTAATATCACCATTTTTTAGAGCTACGGTGGTCCATTTAACCCACAATCATACTTAAATTAAAAGaaattagagaaaaaaaaacgctaaaTGAATTTTGTCCAGCGATACCTTTGATGAGATACGGGTCCAGCATCTGGGCTTGTTCAAATTTCAGGATGGCGTTCTTCGTGTCACCTGCCCTGAAGTAGACATCTGCCAGGCTTACCAGGAGGTCCACGTTGTCCCGCAACAATGACTTCTTCTCCAGAGAACTGAGTCACAATAGGGGAACATGATAAAGTATActtctgatcaaaatgttaaaaccagttgaaaaagtggaagaatttacattttgcactgttggaggtTAAGGAGTTTCCAAGgagaact
Encoded proteins:
- the anapc7 gene encoding anaphase-promoting complex subunit 7, translated to MNVVDHVRDMAAAGLHSNVRILSSLLLTMSNNNPELFSPAQKYQLLVYHADAIFHDKEYRNAACKYNMALQQKKVLSKTSKVRTSAGGAAANLQAQSLPSEIEVKYKIAECYTILKLDKDAIAVLDGIPSRQRTPKISMMLANLYRKAGQERSAVTSYKEVLRQCPLAMDAIIGLLSLSVKGAEVASMTMDVIQSVPNLDWLSVWIKAYAFIHAGDNQRAINTICSLEKKSLLRDNVDLLVSLADVYFRAGDTKNAILKFEQAQMLDPYLIKGMDVYGYLLAREGHLEDVEVLGGRLFNISDQHAEPWVISGCHSFYSKRYSRALYLGAKAIQLNSNSVQALLLKGAALRNMGRVQEAIIHFREAMRLAPCRLDCYEGLIDCYLASNGIREAMGMANNIYKTLGANAQTLTILATVCLEDPVTQEKAKTLLDKALAQRPDYTKAVVKKAELLSREQKHEEGIALLRKALANQSDCVLHRMLGDFLVAVNDYQEAMDQYSIALSLDPNDQKSLEGMQKMEKEESPTDATVELDGDDMEGSGEDGDLEGSDSEAAQWADQEQWFGMQ